A region of Nerophis ophidion isolate RoL-2023_Sa linkage group LG28, RoL_Noph_v1.0, whole genome shotgun sequence DNA encodes the following proteins:
- the LOC133545090 gene encoding gastrotropin-like isoform X2, with amino-acid sequence MAFAGRYETETQEGYDAFCKLLGIPADVIEKGRDYKIITEVTQDGKDFSWTQVYPTDAKVTNKFTVGQECDMETIGGKKFKATVFLEGGKLSVSFPNYQHTSEILAGKLIETSTAGSVVLKRTSKKI; translated from the exons ATGGCCTTCGCCGGAAGATACGAAACCGAAACCCAGGAGGGCTACGACGCCTTCTGCAAGCTTCTGG GCATCCCGGCCGACGTCATCGAGAAGGGCCGCGACTACAAGATCATCACCGAGGTCACCCAGGACGGGAAGGACTTCTCCTGGACTCAGGTCTACCCCACCGACGCCAAGGTGACCAACAAGTTCACGGTGGGCCAGGAGTGCGACATGGAGACCATCGGGGGCAAGAAGTTCAAG GCCACCGTGTTCTTGGAGGGCGGCAAGCTGAGCGTCTCCTTCCCCAACTACCAGCACACCTCCGAGATCCTGGCAGGGAAACTCATCGAG ACCTCCACAGCTGGGTCGGTGGTGCTGAAGAGGACCAGCAAGAAGATCTGA
- the LOC133545090 gene encoding uncharacterized protein LOC133545090 isoform X1 codes for MTFFLIIYYLVSHNSTFYLLFKTSVQLFPAKSPNKRKCCLSRLQRPSITRLRPLYNSPWSSSEIRRESSFQTKPLFDVTVHRRKKREFVDPRVVPARMSLVKLLMAPSLMDAQEGAEPGLYKDQQVWASAPPEPTPAPWPSPEDTKPKPRRATTPSASFWVKSGAAKWFFLTSVLDPLFPHLSPRPSSPPPAGIPADVIEKGRDYKIITEVTQDGKDFSWTQVYPTDAKVTNKFTVGQECDMETIGGKKFKATVFLEGGKLSVSFPNYQHTSEILAGKLIETSTAGSVVLKRTSKKI; via the exons ATGACTTTTTTCCTCATCATTTATTATTTAGTCTCTCATAATTCGACATTTTATCTCCTATTTAAAACATCAGTTCAACTTTTCCCTGctaaaagtccaaataaaagaaagtGTTGTCTCAGCAGACTCCAACGACCGTCCATAACGAGACTACGTCCTCTTTACAACTCGCCCTGGTCCAGTTCCGAGATAAGACGGGAGTCCTCATTTCAAACAAAACCTTTATTTGATGTCACAGTCCACCGCCGTAAAAAAAGAGAGTTCGTTGACCCGAGGGTGGTCCCGGCCCGCATGTCCCTCGTAAAACTGCTTATGGCTCCGTCTTTGATGGACGCCCAAGAGGGGGCGGAGCCAGGACTATATAAGGACCAGCAGGTCTGGGCCTCGGCACCTCCTGAGCCCACACCTGCACCATGGCCTTCGCCGGAAGATACGAAACCGAAACCCAGGAGGGCTACGACGCCTTCTGCAAGCTTCTGGGTAAAGTCCGGAGCAGCTAAGTGGTTTTTCCTCACCTCAGTCCTCGACCCTCTTTTTCCTCACCTCAGTCCTCGACCTTCCTCTCCTCCTCCCGCAGGCATCCCGGCCGACGTCATCGAGAAGGGCCGCGACTACAAGATCATCACCGAGGTCACCCAGGACGGGAAGGACTTCTCCTGGACTCAGGTCTACCCCACCGACGCCAAGGTGACCAACAAGTTCACGGTGGGCCAGGAGTGCGACATGGAGACCATCGGGGGCAAGAAGTTCAAG GCCACCGTGTTCTTGGAGGGCGGCAAGCTGAGCGTCTCCTTCCCCAACTACCAGCACACCTCCGAGATCCTGGCAGGGAAACTCATCGAG ACCTCCACAGCTGGGTCGGTGGTGCTGAAGAGGACCAGCAAGAAGATCTGA